A region from the Arachis ipaensis cultivar K30076 chromosome B01, Araip1.1, whole genome shotgun sequence genome encodes:
- the LOC107614011 gene encoding uncharacterized protein LOC107614011: MVGGQPTPTRRGPWKDICQLQVSKSGLRDQMISGLSMELGNSRTIRFWENRWLPAGVLKDMFPRLFSVSTLHESVIADCGFWDGLVWIWSFQWRRELFQWELDLVHQLHEILQSFKLTNGREDSVVWKFDKTGDYSTKSFVRVMQEEVLPEEVTSYSFTSAVWKGFVPPRVELLSWFALVGRVNTKDRLCRLRVIDQQDNRCLLCGKPVETAYHLFLSCEITWQVWCAWLMAFQQRWSFPGTLKEHFESWTSFLGRKVDRKRWFTEFFAVIWTIWLERNDRLFRNKSSRVGNIINRSFTFYEEWSGAEPFGC; encoded by the coding sequence ATGGTGGGAGGACAGCCTACTCCCACGCGAAGGGGTCCTTGGAAGGATATATGCCAGCTACAAGTTAGTAAGTCGGGGCTGAGAGATCAGATGATCAGTGGGTTGTCGATGGAGTTAGGGAATAGCAGAACAATCCGATTCTGGGAGAATAGATGGCTACCGGCTGGAGTATTGAAAGATATGTTTCCTAGGCTTTTCTCGGTCTCAACTCTTCATGAATCTGTGATAGCAGACTGTGGCTTTTGGGATGGGCTAGTGTGGATTTGGAGTTTCCAGTGGAGGAGAGAGTTGTTCCAGTGGGAGTTGGACTTAGTACACCAGCTTCATGAGATCTTACAGTCATTCAAGCTTACAAATGGGAGGGAAGATAGTGTGgtatggaaatttgataaaacagGTGACTACTCAACAAAATCCTTTGTGCGAGTGATGCAGGAGGAAGTCCTACCGGAGGAGGTTACCAGCTATAGCTTCACTAGTGCTGTTTGGAAAGGATTTGTCCCCCCGAGGGTTGAACTCCTTTCTTGGTTTGCGTTAGTCGGAAGGGTCAACACAAAGGATCGACTGTGCAGATTACGGGTTATTGACCAGCAGGACAATAGGTGTCTTCTCTGTGGTAAGCCTGTGGAAACCGCGTATCATCTGTTTCTTAGTTGTGAGattacatggcaggtgtggtgtgcttggctaATGGCCTTTCAACAAAGGTGGAGCTTTCCGGGTACTTTGAAGGAACATTTTGAGAGTTGGACGAGCTTTCTAGGAAGGAAGGTAGATAGGAAGAGATGGTTCACTGAATTCTTTGCTGTTATCTGGACAATTTGGCTGGAAAGGAATGACAGACTCTTCCGAAATAAGAGTTCAAGAGTAGGGAACATTATCAACAGATCGTTTACGTTCTACGAAGAATGGAGTGGTGCTGAGCCTTTTGGGTGTTGA